The following coding sequences lie in one Chanos chanos chromosome 4, fChaCha1.1, whole genome shotgun sequence genomic window:
- the btbd7 gene encoding BTB/POZ domain-containing protein 7, translating to MGVNASSYPHSCSPRFGGSSQTQQTFIGTSYTPQGYGGESKLYSLEHGPEKPQDKKKKSSGLATLKRRFIKRRKSSRSADHARQMRELLSGWDVRDANALVEEYEGTAALKELSLQAGLARPEARTLQRDLAALYQHKYCTDVDLIFQDACFPAHRAILAARCPFFKTLLSSSPGYGAEVLLDVGTVGMDAPMFSALLHYLYSGELGAEDVRLQNLDVLVRLSEEFGTPNSLEADMRSLCEHMCYYDSLLSFSSDSELVEGFGVGGGGTPGGGSAGSGVPGVVEEELRAHKAVLSARSPFFRNLLQRRIRTGEEITERTLQTPTRIILDESIIPKKYARVILHCMYTDAVDLSLVLRGSPSVGSLGEVQALVAGRGSMSRAEEAMELYHIALFLEFSMLAQGCEDIIAESISLDSVVPILKWSSQPYGSKWVHRQAMHFLCEEFSQVMTSDVLYELSKEHLLNAIQSDYLQASEQDILKYVVKWGEHQLIKRMADREPNLLSGTAHSVNKRGVKRRDLDLEELKEILSPLLPYVRTEHILPPNSEVLADTMKRGLISTPPSDMLPTAEGGKANAWLRQKSAGIYVRPRLFSPYVEEAKAVLDEMMVEQTDLVRLRMVRMSNVPDTLYMVNNAVPQCCHMINHQQMAGSQTAPPSVVANEIPVPRLSVVKEMIRRLQELRHTDQVQRAYALNCGEGATVSYELQIRVLREFGLPDGAAELLQNPHKFFPEERFGDESPVLALRQSGRCRVNSTPAVESMFTDLETLVGFHPPLPPPPPPYHPPTTPGHAQMKAAWRPRAPSQPPSRSFSYPCNHTLLHRQPSSKMGSPAYPPGAKALPPDCTNPQGARSLHPDKQGNMEPVINEFMPDIAMGVSAMSLKEHRLPEVTMEVEGHDPHTHTSTAPPVSHCFAGRHPHSSRKRHAAETKTEGQPDFPDLYEFSGRHAPPYMGPDLYSHSRPTAGPPAYPPDMQGPSRGPPTEEALRLDVLEQPPQRLDLALGAQAGPLHGPWARPKNETDLTYGLGPTDTYEEWTPGRRPAGEGSTGPGEEGAGGRDRRSPNKPEYPYRKSAL from the exons ATGGGTGTGAATGCCTCCAGCTACCCTCACTCCTGCTCCCCTCGCTTTGGGGGTAGCTCTCAGACCCAACAGACTTTCATAG GGACGTCGTATACACCACAGGGCTACGGAGGTGAGTCAAAGCTCTATAGTCTTGAGCATGGGCCAGAGAAGCCACaggacaaaaagaagaagagttCGGGACTAGCCACACTCAAGCGACGCTTCATCAAGCGACGCAAGTCCAGTCGTTCCGCCGACCACGCCCGGCAGATGCGAGAGCTCCTTTCTGGCTGGGACGTGCGTGATGCCAATGCTTTGGTGGAGGAGTACGAGGGCACGGCTGCCCTCAAGGAGCTCAGTCTGCAGGCCGGCCTGGCTCGCCCCGAGGCCCGGACCCTTCAGCGTGACCTGGCTGCCCTGTACCAACACAAGTACTGCACTGATGTGGACCTTATCTTCCAGGATGCCTGTTTCCCCGCCCATCGTGCCATCCTGGCAGCTCGATGCCCCTTCTTCAAGACGCTGCTCTCATCCTCGCCCGGCTACGGTGCCGAGGTGCTTCTGGACGTGGGCACAGTGGGCATGGACGCGCCAATGTTCTCCGCCCTGCTGCACTACCTGTACTCGGGTGAGCTGGGTGCAGAGGACGTGCGACTGCAGAACCTGGATGTGCTCGTGCGTCTGAGCGAGGAGTTTGGGACGCCCAATTCGCTGGAGGCCGACATGCGAAGCCTCTGTGAGCACATGTGCTACTATGACTCTCTGCTCAGCTTCTCTTCTGACTCAGAGCTGGTGGAAGGttttggggttgggggtggaggGACTCCTGGAGGCGGTAGCGCAGGTTCTGGAGTCCCTGGTGTTGTCGAAGAAGAACTGAGAGCCCACAAAGCCGTGTTGTCTGCACGCTCCCCTTTCTTCCGGAACCTCCTACAGCGTCGCATCCGCACCGGAGAGGAGATCACTGAGCGCACGCTGCAGACACCCACACGCATCATCTTGGACGAGTCCATCATCCCCAAGAAGTATGCCCGCGTCATCCTCCACTGCATGTACACGGACGCGGTGGACCTTTCTCTGGTCCTGCGTGGGAGCCCCTCAGTGGGCAGCCTAGGAGAAGTGCAGGCCCTGGTGGCTGGGAGAGGAAGCATGAGCCGAGCGGAGGAAGCCATGGAGCTGTACCACATCGCTCTGTTCTTGGAGTTCAGCATGTTGGCTCAAG GCTGTGAGGACATTATAGCGGAGAGTATATCTCTGGACTCAGTGGTACCCATCCTGAAGTGGAGTTCCCAGCCATATGGCTCCAAGTGGGTACACAGACAGGCCATGCACTTCCTGTGTGAGGAGTTCAGCCAGGTCATGACCTCTGATGTTCTGTATGAGCTGAGCAAGGAGCACCTGCTGAACGCCATCCAGTCCGATTACCTGCAG GCCAGCGAACAGGACATCCTCAAGTACGTTGTCAAGTGGGGAGAACACCAGCTCATTAAGAGGATGGCTGACCGAG AGCCTAACCTGTTGAGTGGCACAGCTCACAGTGTGAATAAGCGCGGTGTGAAGAGGAGAGATCTGGACCTTGAGGAGCTGAAAGAGATCCTGTCTCCACTGCTGCCTTACGTCCGTACTGAGCACATACTACCACCCAACAGCGAAGTTTTGGCTGATACT ATGAAAAGGGGTCTTATCAGCACCCCTCCGTCAGACATGCTCCCCACGGCAGAGGGGGGCAAAGCCAACGCGTGGCTCCGTCAGAAGAGTGCTGGTATCTACGTTCGCCCCCGCCTCTTCTCGCCGTATGTAGAGGAGGCCAAG GCGGTGCTGGATGAGATGATGGTGGAGCAGACTGATCTGGTTAGACTACGCATGGTGCGAATGTCCAACGTACCCGATACCCTTTACATGGTTAACAATGCTGTCCCCCAGTGCTGTCACATGATCAACCACCAGCAAATGGCAGGCAGTCAGACGGCCCCACCATCTGTGGTAGCCAACGAGATACCGG TTCCCAGACTGTCTGTGGTGAAAGAGATGATCAGGCGGTTGCAGGAGTTGCGACATACAGACCAGGTGCAGCGAGCGTACGCGCTAAACTGTGGTGAGGGCGCCACTGTGAGCTATGAGCTGCAGATCCGCGTGCTTCGTGAGTTCGGCCTGCCAGATGGTGCGGCCGAACTGCTTCAG AACCCACACAAGTTCTTTCCTGAGGAACGGTTTGGAGACGAGAGTCCGGTTCTGGCCCTGCGTCAGTCGGGCCGTTGCCGGGTCAACAGCACACCAGCAGTCGAGAGCATGTTCACTGACCTGGAAACCCTGGTGGGGTTCCACCCTCCTCTgcccccaccacctccaccctACCATCCCCCAACTACGCCAGGCCACGCCCAGATGAAGGCAGCCTGGAGACCACGTGCCCCTAGCCAGCCCCCCTCTCGCTCCTTCTCCTACCCCTGTAACCACACCCTGCTCCATCGCCAGCCCTCCTCTAAAATGGGCAGCCCAGCCTACCCACCTGGGGCAAAAGCCTTGCCCCCTGACTGCACCAATCCACAGGGGGCACGAAGCCTGCATCCAGACAAACAAGGG AACATGGAACCAGTCATTAACGAGTTTATGCCCGATATCGCGATGGGTGTGTCTGCCATGAGCCTGAAGGAACACCGCCTGCCAGAAGTCACCATGGAGGTCGAGGGTCatgacccacacactcacacttccaCAGCTCCACCCGTGTCTCACTGCTTCGCAGGCCGCCACCCACACTCTTCCCGAAAGAGGCACGCCGCTGAGACCAAGACGGAGGGTCAGCCTGACTTCCCAGACCTGTACGAGTTCTCTGGACGCCATGCGCCTCCCTACATGGGTCCGGATCTCTACAGCCACAGTCGTCCCACGGCGGGCCCACCAGCGTACCCACCAGATATGCAGGGTCCCTCTCGCGGACCCCCCACGGAGGAAGCCCTACGCCTCGACGTGCTGGAGCAACCACCCCAGAGGCTGGATCTGGCCCTGGGGGCACAAGCTGGACCCCTGCACGGGCCGTGGGCTCGCCCCAAAAATGAAACGGACCTCACATATGGGCTTGGCCCCACCGACACGTATGAAGAGTGGACCCCTGGCCGCCGGCCGGCCGGGGAGGGGTCGACGGGACCTGGAGAGGAGGGGGCAGGAGGTCGCGACCGACGCTCCCCCAATAAACCAGAGTACCCTTATAGGAAATCTGCACTCTGa